In Trichlorobacter lovleyi, the DNA window GTTAACCAGCTTCAGATCGAAGCGGTGCTTGTCCCAGCTCTGTTGAATTGGTCCGGTTGGACATTTACCATCGAGTATCACGTGTACCCCCTTAACCTTTTATGATTCCGAAGAGAATTGACAGTGGGATGGCAACGAACCCGGCGAACAGCACCAGAGCAACCAGGGCACCGGCCTTGGTGATGGTGGGCAGGGTGTTACCGTTTGCCAGACCAAAGGTCTGGAACAGGCTCTGAATACCGTGATAGAGGTGCATGAACAGCACCACCATGGCCACGGCATAGATACCGGCACCGGCGATGGATGAGAAACTGGAAGCCACCATGGCAAAGACATTAAAATGACCGGCAGCATCATTAACCAGTGTCAGACCGGGGGTAGCGCGGAACGTGAAATGCAGCAGGTGATACACAATAAAGACAAACAGCAGCAGACCGGTCCAGATCATGTTTTCACTGGCAAAGGTCGCCTTGCGGGTTGCCTTGACAGCGTAGTCGGAGGGACGGCCACCACGGTTTTCAATGGTCAACTGGATACCGTAGACCACGTGTACTACAAACAGTGCCAGCATGATTGCCCTGAAGATCATGATGATGGGCAGCGGCATGCTGTGCAGATGCTCGGCGTAGGCGTTGATCCCGCTCGGGCCTACAAAAATGGTACTGTTGCCGATAAGATGGACAACAGCAAACAGGACCATACACAGACCTGTTACTGCCATCACAATCTTTCTGCCGATGGATGTGTTCAGAAATTCCATAAACTCCCTTCCTTTTATGATGTAGTGATGATGCTCACTGCGTGACTGACTAGCCCAAATACGTCGATTATACGCCCTGCGGTGGTCCCCGCCAGTTAAGCCTGCGGTAATGCGGCATGAAGAGCCTCCTTGTGGGGTATCTATGTCTTGTGCAGAATCCCTTTGAAACAGTATTTCAAAGCACCGCGTATACTAAACGCCGTTTTAGGAAATTGCAAGGGTTTTATGTATACAGCATACAAAGCTGGCCTGCCCCGTAAGACCATCCAAACGGCCCGCCGGCTTGTCTGACGCAAAGCTGGTGGACATCTACCAAAACCCATGTTATATAGTCCATCTTTTGCGGGCATGGTGGAATAGGTAGACACAAGAGACTTAAAATCTCTCGGGGGCAACCCTGTGCCGGTTCGAGTCCGGCTGCCCGCACCACTCTTTCTTAACATCCCTTAATCACTCACCTCTGTTTGCACCTTTTTTCTTTTATTCAGGCTTTTTTTTGTTCTGTTATCAGCCAGCTGTGCTATAAGGCGATTATCTTAATTAATCTCCACAGGGAGGCACTATGAAGAAATCAGAACTTGTTGCAAAGATGGCTGAAGGGGCTGGGCTCACCAAGGCACAGGCTGAAAAAGCCTTGGCAAGCTTCATTGCCGGCGTAACCGGTGCATTGACTGCAGGCGATAAGGTGACCCTGGTGGGATTCGGCACTTTCTCAGCCATTACCCGCAAAGCCCGTACTGGTCGTAATCCCCAGACCGGCAAGGCGATCAAAATTGCTGCAAAGACATCCGGCAAATTTTCTCCTGGCAAGTCACTTAAAGACCTTGTGTGTAAAAAGGCCGCCTGTAAAGCCAAGAAAAAGTAGTAACAACGATAGACGCAAAAGACCCCGCTCTGGCGGGGTCTTTTTTTGTCTCATGCTGACACAATCAGCGGAAATCACTTCCCAAGTTTACTCCTGATCGCCTCCACCACATGGTAGGCATCATTAATAGCCGTATAAATCAGGTTGGGATGCTTCTCTTCCTGAATTGATCCCTCACTGATCTTCATGTATGAAGGTGAAATTGCTCCACCCACCACATAAACCCCTTTGCGGGTTGATTCAAATTCAGCCGAAAGCAGCACCAGACGATCTCCCTCTTTGGCAACCCTGCAGACTCCAGCAGTACAGGAGATCGTCTGCACTCCCAGTTTATCAAAGATCGGTACCGGCCCCTGAGAACCGATACAGGCGATCACATTCTGCATAGGGAAGCTCAAGGCATGATAGAGGTCAATGCCATCCGCCTGCTTGAATTCATTGATCCTGATCACAAGACGATCAACCCCCTCGTCATCCACCTCACCGATACGTGGCGTCGCCCCTGGCAGGAGGCGAATATTACCGCCCAGCAAAATTTCCTCACCGAGTCGCTGAGCAGTCTCTTTGTTGACATCAAATTTTTCAGACTTATGGGCCCAATAAACCGGCTGGGTATCATTACACTCCCGCTTTGACTTTAGAATCGTAATTACCACATCAGCAGCCGTATTACCGCCACCAATCACCAGGGTCTTAACTCCCACATACTTTGTGGGGTCATCCACGTTCTTAGCCACCATCTTGGCATCGCCATAGACCGACAGTTCACGGGGGATGCTACTGCCAAAGGCCAACACCACCTTACGGGCCTTAAAACGGCCCTTATCAGTCGTAATACTCAGAAAATCACGTTCATCCTGAATATTTTCAAAAGCCACCTCGGTGCGAATATGCAGGTTCTCGTGCTGCACAAAATGCTGCACATACTGCAGGTAACTTTCCACTGTCACCGGCTTGTCCGGTGGTCGCAACTCATCCACCAGAAACGGTTCCGGTGCATCTTTGGGCTTGGAGGCATAGACCAGCTTACCCTGGGGATAGGTATTGGCTATCCCCTGAAATGGGGCCTTTCCGGACTCCAGTACGAGATACGTCAGGTTATGTTTGTGGCAGAGATAGGCCGTTGCCAGACCGGCAGGACCACCACCGATAATAATGACATCATAGAATTCAGCAGACATGGGCAGTTAAACCTCCTGCAGGTGGGAGCAAACGATTAAAATAATCAATAGTTACAAACCTATTGGATACAGTCGGCACACACTGCGAACTGTAGTGACTCACATAAAAAAGATACTTAATACCGTAATCAGCTGCAGTCTGCAGATTGGTCTCACTATCCTCCCCCAGCATTGTCCGTGCCGGATTATAGCTGACAAAACGCTGCAATTCTGCCCAAAAACCACCGTCTTCCTTGGGCAGACCTACCTGGTGGGCTGAAACAACACCATCAAACCAGTGACCGATCAGAGTTTTCTTCAACTTAATATCCAGAGTTTTACTATGGGCATTGGTTACCAACCAGAGCTGCTTGCCCTGCTGGCGACAAAAGGTCAAAAACTCAATCACGCCAGGATGCACCGCAATCAGGTGTTCCACTTCCAGCTTTAAGAGCGGAATATCCAGACCAAGCCGGTCAGACCAGTAATCAAGGTCAGTCCAGTTCAGGGTGCGCTCCTGCGAACGAAACAGGTCGTGCAACTGCTCTCTGGCCTGCTTTACCGGTACCTTATGCTTTGCTGCCCAACGTTTAGGTACATGCTCCAGCCAAAAGTGATCATCAAAATGACGATCCAGCAGCGTGCCGTCCATATCCAGCAACACTGTATCAACATCGTACCAGTCAAGTATCATTGTGTATTTATATACCTCTTTGCGCAGAAAAAAAAGGGCAGACCCGAAGGCCTGCCCTTTTCCACATGAAGGTTTACAGCTACTGCATTACAGCTTAGAAGTGAACTTCGAAGGTACCATAGATGTCATGTGCTGACTTAACTGGTGCTTGAAGCAGCATAGTGTTGGCAGTTACGTCAGAAATTTTCATCGGAGCACCAACCCAGTTGTTGCTGCCGGTGTACTCAAAGTCATAGAACTGATAGCCCAGCTTAAAGAATGCCTTAGCAAAGACCGAAGAGATCGGCTTCAGGTCAAGCTCTTGAATAACATAGGGCTCATAGACCTTACCACGAGTTCCAACCTTGCTGGTCCACATGTCATCAGCAGCAGGTGAGAAGGTGATCCAATTTTTTGAACCGTAGTTAAATTCAAAGCCAAGCTTGGTCTTGGTGGGCAGGTCATAACGCACACCAGCAAACACAGCATAACCGGTCTTGTCTGAAGGTGCTTCAGGGTTCATAAAACCACCTGTCAGCAACCCCTGAAAACCAGCATTGGCGGAAACAGCTTGAGTTGGGTGAGTAACACTCAGACCGCCATCAACAAAGAAGTTCAGGTCGCCAGGGCCAACCTTCTTAAGGGTAGACATACCACCCAGACCAAACCAGTCAATGGAACCAAGGTTTGTGGAAGGAGCTGTATCACCAAAGGCGGTGTTTTTCATGACCGGGAAGTCAAAGATATTGAAACCACGGTTCCATTGGAACCAGACCCGCAGAGGATCAGTATCAACCGGGATAATAGCCACACCCAGCATATCAGTATCTTTCAGGCTGTTAGAGGTAGCCTGATGATAGCCGGAATCAAAACCACGGCCATAACAGACCTTGGCATAGAAGCCGGGCAGCATGTCAATATCAGGGGCATAGCCCAAGGTCATACCATCAAAGGCATAGTTAACTAACAACGCAGGAGTACCACCGTTGCCAGGACGCTCATTGTTAGACTTCAGGTTAGTAGGGGCGCCATCAGTTGAAGGACGACGACCAACCGAAAGCCAGACCGGCTGATCCATAATATTTGACCAGGTTGCATAGGCACGGTCAACATTCAGATAACTGCTGGAAGGCACATGGCCCAGCACACCATCAAAGATACCTACACGGTCAGCAAAGTAGGCATTACCGTTAATAGCAGTATCGTCCTGTGAACCAAACACCTTGTACATACCCAACTTGACGTTAACAGTTACGTCCTTGGTTGCCTTGGCCTTCAGGTCAAGTGCAAACTTATTGGTATAGAGTGTTTCATTTTGTGGCTTACCAGCAGGTACCTGAACCATTCCTGCTGTACCCATCATGGCTTGCAATGCAGCGACATTTGCAGGGGTCATGAAACTACTGATAGCACCATAATTATTATAAGCCATAACCGTTGACAACAGATTATATGGCGCAGCGTTACCAGTAAGATATTGCATTTGAGCATAATTTTGCAAATTCATCATTGTACCATAGGCATCTGTGTAAGCTTCAGTCTTACCGTGCAGACTGTCCATACGGAACTGATAGCTACCACCAATTTGCAGCCACTTGCCCAGGGACTTGTCTTCAATCCGCTGAACCTGGCCCTTCAGGTCTTCCATCTGCTGGGACAGCTTGTCAATCTTGACCTGCAGATCTGCCTCTGCAGCCATGGCGCCAGCCGGAATGGCCAGTGCAAGTACGGTGGACAACAACAGCTTGTTTACTTTACGCATGCATCTTCTCCTTTTGGTGGGATGAATACTGCTGGTGGACGTTAACTGC includes these proteins:
- a CDS encoding succinate dehydrogenase cytochrome b subunit is translated as MEFLNTSIGRKIVMAVTGLCMVLFAVVHLIGNSTIFVGPSGINAYAEHLHSMPLPIIMIFRAIMLALFVVHVVYGIQLTIENRGGRPSDYAVKATRKATFASENMIWTGLLLFVFIVYHLLHFTFRATPGLTLVNDAAGHFNVFAMVASSFSSIAGAGIYAVAMVVLFMHLYHGIQSLFQTFGLANGNTLPTITKAGALVALVLFAGFVAIPLSILFGIIKG
- a CDS encoding HU family DNA-binding protein; protein product: MKKSELVAKMAEGAGLTKAQAEKALASFIAGVTGALTAGDKVTLVGFGTFSAITRKARTGRNPQTGKAIKIAAKTSGKFSPGKSLKDLVCKKAACKAKKK
- a CDS encoding NAD(P)-binding domain-containing protein → MSAEFYDVIIIGGGPAGLATAYLCHKHNLTYLVLESGKAPFQGIANTYPQGKLVYASKPKDAPEPFLVDELRPPDKPVTVESYLQYVQHFVQHENLHIRTEVAFENIQDERDFLSITTDKGRFKARKVVLAFGSSIPRELSVYGDAKMVAKNVDDPTKYVGVKTLVIGGGNTAADVVITILKSKRECNDTQPVYWAHKSEKFDVNKETAQRLGEEILLGGNIRLLPGATPRIGEVDDEGVDRLVIRINEFKQADGIDLYHALSFPMQNVIACIGSQGPVPIFDKLGVQTISCTAGVCRVAKEGDRLVLLSAEFESTRKGVYVVGGAISPSYMKISEGSIQEEKHPNLIYTAINDAYHVVEAIRSKLGK
- the yrfG gene encoding GMP/IMP nucleotidase, producing the protein MILDWYDVDTVLLDMDGTLLDRHFDDHFWLEHVPKRWAAKHKVPVKQAREQLHDLFRSQERTLNWTDLDYWSDRLGLDIPLLKLEVEHLIAVHPGVIEFLTFCRQQGKQLWLVTNAHSKTLDIKLKKTLIGHWFDGVVSAHQVGLPKEDGGFWAELQRFVSYNPARTMLGEDSETNLQTAADYGIKYLFYVSHYSSQCVPTVSNRFVTIDYFNRLLPPAGGLTAHVC
- a CDS encoding DUF3373 domain-containing protein; protein product: MRKVNKLLLSTVLALAIPAGAMAAEADLQVKIDKLSQQMEDLKGQVQRIEDKSLGKWLQIGGSYQFRMDSLHGKTEAYTDAYGTMMNLQNYAQMQYLTGNAAPYNLLSTVMAYNNYGAISSFMTPANVAALQAMMGTAGMVQVPAGKPQNETLYTNKFALDLKAKATKDVTVNVKLGMYKVFGSQDDTAINGNAYFADRVGIFDGVLGHVPSSSYLNVDRAYATWSNIMDQPVWLSVGRRPSTDGAPTNLKSNNERPGNGGTPALLVNYAFDGMTLGYAPDIDMLPGFYAKVCYGRGFDSGYHQATSNSLKDTDMLGVAIIPVDTDPLRVWFQWNRGFNIFDFPVMKNTAFGDTAPSTNLGSIDWFGLGGMSTLKKVGPGDLNFFVDGGLSVTHPTQAVSANAGFQGLLTGGFMNPEAPSDKTGYAVFAGVRYDLPTKTKLGFEFNYGSKNWITFSPAADDMWTSKVGTRGKVYEPYVIQELDLKPISSVFAKAFFKLGYQFYDFEYTGSNNWVGAPMKISDVTANTMLLQAPVKSAHDIYGTFEVHF